In Brevinematales bacterium, the sequence GCACGACTTGACGGTACGTTACGCCGGCCCGTATATCGAAGCCGGTTACACGTTCTAACTTACCACACCGTCGCGACGAATTTCTTATAGACCGCCGTCTTGCGGATCGCGTTGAAATCGGCGTCTTTTTTCATCTTCTGGAGTTTTTCCCATGCTTCTTTAGTGCCGAGCTGGCGGATTTCCCAAAGGTATTCGACCGCTTTGGAGCTGTTTTTCATCAGCGCGTACATACAGGCGGTATTGTACAATGCCAGCACATATTTTTTATCGAACGTGAGCGCCGTCAGGAATGCGCCCAATGCATTCTTGTACTGCTTGTGTTTGTAGTAACGGTAGCCGATTCCGTTATAGAAACGCGACAGGTCGTAGCTGTTGACGATCAGGTATCCGTCCGCACCGGGCTCGGCATATTTCTCGCTGCCGCCCACACTGTACATCACCACATAATAATCCGCGTCATGGCTGAGATACATCTTGGATACGGTGTTTCCCACGGCATAAGGGTACGGTGTTTTCGCTATGGGCGAGGCCTTATCCTGCACTTTCCATTGGTATCCGGTTGCGGGATTCACGATATAGAACGACAGGATATCCGAACCGTAGCTGTAGCATTCCTTCGTGGTGCCGAGCTTGAAATCGATATAAAAATCCGCGTATTTCACCGGGTGAAGCTCGGTAGAATAGTACCCGCTATCGAGCGAGTATGCCATCGAACCGCCGTCCGAAACAGGCTTGACCGTCTTCTTATTCCATACGTTGATAACAACAACCTGCTCGGACTGCCCCTCTTTTTTCAGCTTGAGCGCGACATATTTACCGTCCTTCGAGCCCGCGACGGGATTCCATTCGTTCCACGCATACTGCGACTCGCCGCTCAGTTCCTCGTCGTAAACTTCCCCGGGCTGGATCACATTTTCCTCGACAACGTAGCCATCGTCCTGAAAAGAATCCTTCCCATCGGACTTCCCGGGTATTACATACTGTTCGCCGGCATACAGGAAGGCAGACATCCCCATCCCAAGGAATATCAGCATCGTCAAAATCCTTTTCATCTTACCCTCCTGAAATTTCCTAACCACAGAAATTATAACATTTTTTATAGGAAAGACAAGTATCAGATCTATTTTTTCTCCTTCAGCATCCCGTTTTTTAACCCGTCGAACGCAAGGCCGATCGCGGTCATGTATTCCCCGCGGAGTTTTTCGATATCCGTGTCGGCTTTCCATCGCCTGTTTATATCCATTTTCAATCCCGACATCATCCACCCGATTACCTTAAATGACGCCTGAAGATCCATCCGCAGGTTATCCTCACGCACGCCCATCATCAACGAATAGAAATATTGCACGGCTTCGGAATCCATCCCATACGTCTTGATAAATCTCCCCATGAGCGCCTGATTGGTGTTATCCGTTAATATCATAAAAAACCTGAAGAAGCGCGGATTTTTAAAATATAACTCGAAGGATATCTCGATAATCTCGATAAACCGCTGAAAAATATCTTCCGATAACGAGTCTTTCTTCTTGAACATTTCGGACATGAATTGTCTCAGAACCTCATCGACCAGGAAGAAATAGAGGTCTTCCTTGGTACCGAAGTATTTGAAGAGACTCCCCTTCGCGATCCCCACATTCTGGACGATTCTATTAGTGGACGCGTTCTCGAAACCGTTTTCCGAGAACTCGTCGATACTCGCGTCTATAATCGCGGCCTGTTTTTCCGCGGGCAGATTTTTAAACACCTGACTTACCATTTTACCTCTGGGTGACCGAGTGGTCATACACTATAACTATACCACCTTTTTCGACTGTTGTCAATACCCCTGTTTCTATAATTCCCGCGCGTTTCTTTCCAAATCGGCTAAGATAGGTTAAAATATACCGATGAATGGCGGGGCGGTTATTATTAAGCATGCGCTAGCCGGGCGGAAAGATTAAACAGAGGTGGATATGAAAACAACGTTATTCGCGGTCATTATTTCAGGGGGAACGTT encodes:
- a CDS encoding TetR/AcrR family transcriptional regulator: MVSQVFKNLPAEKQAAIIDASIDEFSENGFENASTNRIVQNVGIAKGSLFKYFGTKEDLYFFLVDEVLRQFMSEMFKKKDSLSEDIFQRFIEIIEISFELYFKNPRFFRFFMILTDNTNQALMGRFIKTYGMDSEAVQYFYSLMMGVREDNLRMDLQASFKVIGWMMSGLKMDINRRWKADTDIEKLRGEYMTAIGLAFDGLKNGMLKEKK